One part of the Nitrospiria bacterium genome encodes these proteins:
- a CDS encoding sulfurtransferase TusA family protein: protein MGTLTTQQKIPVDLSKISAEVLKEIEIFEGEVARLNRGEITADQFKPFRLQHGVYGQRQPGVQMFRVKVPQGRLDPAQLRRLADVAETYASGVCHLSTRQNIQMHFVKLEHVPTMMRLIAEVGMTTREACADTVRNVTACPMAGISPTEVTDVTPYGMAITQHFLRNPICQKLPRKFKIALEGCADYDHAATAIHDIGITARKRDGRLGFRVVVGGGLGSTPRIANVLTEFAPPEDLVAVCEAVIRVFDRYGQRQNRYKARMKFLVEKLGFEKFFQLWKIEFDLIKLQNGHYTLPVAEETPLKQPAAPRAWNRGRATGAFSVWLKYNVLPQKQPGFNLVTIKIPLGDIKSAEVRAVADVCERFSDGYIRVTVQQNFAMRWVHEADLPAVYEALTGIGLAEAGAERIENVVACPGTDTCGLSLTSSKGLARALAGLFTPGDPANDDLANMSIKISGCQNACAQHQLASIGFHGVGKKVGSRTAPFYEIHLGGSNLRFGPYVVKIPAKRAPDAVRHLLKQYRETRLNGESFETFTARLGKEKLKETLMPFTFLPSYDEDRSFYVDWGEEKDFTTEDLGPGECAGGAYEMMEGFLFEADQELHLAGVMTEKGQTGHAVNKAYRAIVAAAKGLLVLEGVDSSIDADILFKAETLLVGKEILPRTFARLTDQVKELGPKSPTVEFARGKIAFAKSFVEASHAAFDQHGRALKQGKTHAPKASEAVEKSGEQAPGETVSVVKLDLSGVACPINYVKTKLKLEELEVGQRLEVILDEGEPIRNVPKSLQGDGQKILSQEKLDDYHYRLLIEKAF from the coding sequence ATGGGAACATTGACCACGCAACAAAAAATACCGGTGGATCTCTCCAAGATCTCCGCCGAGGTCTTAAAAGAGATCGAGATCTTCGAGGGTGAGGTCGCCCGTCTGAACCGGGGCGAAATCACGGCGGATCAATTCAAGCCCTTCCGCCTGCAACACGGCGTCTACGGACAGAGACAGCCCGGAGTTCAGATGTTCCGGGTCAAGGTCCCGCAGGGGCGGCTCGATCCGGCACAATTGCGGCGTCTGGCGGACGTGGCCGAGACCTACGCCTCCGGAGTCTGCCATCTTTCCACCCGCCAGAATATCCAGATGCATTTTGTCAAGCTGGAGCATGTTCCGACAATGATGCGATTGATCGCCGAAGTCGGTATGACCACGCGGGAGGCCTGTGCCGACACGGTTCGTAACGTCACGGCCTGCCCAATGGCCGGGATCAGCCCGACGGAGGTGACGGACGTCACCCCTTACGGCATGGCGATCACGCAACATTTCTTGAGAAATCCGATCTGCCAGAAGCTCCCGCGGAAATTCAAGATTGCCCTCGAGGGGTGTGCGGATTACGATCATGCCGCCACGGCGATCCATGATATCGGAATCACGGCCCGGAAGCGGGACGGCCGGCTGGGTTTCCGCGTCGTCGTGGGGGGGGGATTGGGTTCCACGCCGCGGATCGCAAACGTTCTGACCGAATTCGCACCGCCCGAGGATTTGGTCGCGGTCTGCGAAGCCGTCATTCGTGTCTTCGACCGGTACGGCCAACGTCAGAATCGGTACAAGGCCCGAATGAAATTCTTGGTCGAAAAGCTGGGGTTTGAAAAATTTTTTCAGCTCTGGAAGATCGAGTTTGATCTGATTAAATTGCAGAACGGTCATTATACCCTCCCGGTCGCCGAGGAGACACCCTTAAAACAACCGGCCGCTCCCCGTGCCTGGAATCGGGGGCGGGCCACGGGTGCCTTTTCGGTCTGGCTCAAATACAATGTCTTGCCTCAGAAACAGCCGGGTTTTAACCTCGTCACGATCAAGATTCCGCTTGGAGACATCAAAAGCGCGGAGGTTCGAGCTGTCGCGGATGTTTGCGAACGGTTTTCGGATGGTTACATTCGGGTCACGGTCCAACAGAATTTCGCGATGCGCTGGGTGCACGAGGCCGATCTGCCGGCCGTCTACGAGGCCCTGACCGGGATCGGCCTGGCTGAAGCCGGAGCGGAACGGATCGAAAACGTCGTGGCCTGTCCCGGAACAGACACCTGCGGACTTTCGCTCACCTCTTCCAAGGGCCTGGCGCGGGCCCTCGCCGGACTATTTACCCCAGGGGACCCGGCCAACGACGATCTCGCCAATATGTCGATCAAGATTTCCGGCTGTCAAAACGCCTGTGCGCAGCATCAGCTCGCCTCGATCGGATTTCACGGCGTGGGCAAAAAAGTCGGCAGCCGCACTGCGCCGTTCTACGAGATCCATCTCGGGGGCTCGAATCTACGATTCGGACCGTACGTCGTTAAGATCCCGGCCAAACGCGCTCCGGATGCCGTTCGGCATCTTCTCAAACAGTACCGGGAGACCCGCCTCAACGGCGAATCGTTCGAGACCTTTACCGCACGACTGGGCAAGGAAAAACTCAAAGAGACCCTGATGCCGTTCACGTTTCTGCCTTCCTATGACGAGGACCGCAGTTTCTACGTTGACTGGGGAGAGGAGAAGGATTTCACAACGGAGGATCTTGGGCCCGGCGAATGCGCCGGAGGGGCTTACGAGATGATGGAGGGCTTCCTGTTTGAAGCCGACCAGGAACTTCACCTGGCCGGGGTAATGACCGAAAAGGGGCAGACGGGCCATGCCGTAAATAAAGCCTACCGAGCCATCGTGGCCGCGGCCAAGGGGCTTTTGGTGCTGGAAGGGGTCGACTCCTCCATCGATGCCGACATTCTTTTTAAAGCCGAAACGCTTCTGGTCGGGAAAGAAATCCTTCCCCGGACCTTCGCCCGCCTGACCGATCAGGTCAAGGAGCTTGGACCAAAGTCGCCCACGGTCGAGTTTGCCCGAGGAAAAATTGCCTTTGCCAAATCATTTGTCGAAGCCAGTCATGCGGCCTTTGACCAACACGGCCGTGCGCTTAAGCAAGGGAAAACCCACGCCCCCAAAGCATCCGAGGCGGTGGAAAAATCTGGCGAGCAGGCGCCGGGGGAAACGGTATCGGTCGTCAAGCTGGATCTAAGCGGCGTGGCCTGTCCGATCAATTACGTGAAAACCAAACTCAAGTTGGAGGAATTGGAAGTCGGCCAACGGCTCGAGGTGATTCTGGACGAAGGCGAGCCGATCCGAAACGTCCCGAAGAGTCTCCAAGGTGACGGACAGAAGATTCTGTCCCAGGAAAAATTGGACGATTACCATTACCGTCTTCTAATCGAAAAGGCGTTCTAA
- the sat gene encoding sulfate adenylyltransferase, with product MTTNTPHHEIPAHGGRLISRLVQGAEQERLMNKALEMKKIPLTRRKLCDLEMLAVGAYSPLEGYMGRKDYERVVTEMHLSGGLPWSIPITFRVDRKTAESIREGQEIALTDERQNILAILHLEEKFEYDKKLAARAVYRTDSAAHPGVDILYKRGDILLGGKVSVVRLPENREFLSYRLTPAETRAIFKDRGWKTVVGFQTRNPVHRAHEYIQKCALEIVDGLLLHPLIGETKSDDIPADVRMRCYEALLERYYPKNRVVLSVLPAPMRYAGPREAIHHAIVRKNYGCTHFIVGRDHAGVGSFYGSFDAHHIFNEFAPGELGITPLFFDNTFYCKACGSMASVKTCPHDKNEHVSLSGTKVREMLRAGTLPPPEFSRPEVAKILIEAMKNSG from the coding sequence ATGACAACGAATACGCCCCATCATGAAATTCCGGCCCATGGCGGCCGGTTGATCAGCCGCCTCGTCCAAGGTGCCGAACAGGAACGGCTGATGAACAAAGCGCTCGAGATGAAAAAGATCCCGCTCACCCGGCGAAAACTTTGCGACCTGGAGATGCTCGCCGTAGGCGCCTACAGCCCGCTCGAGGGCTACATGGGACGGAAGGATTATGAACGCGTGGTCACGGAGATGCACTTGTCCGGCGGCCTTCCCTGGAGCATCCCGATCACTTTCCGTGTCGACAGGAAGACGGCCGAGTCGATCCGGGAAGGTCAGGAAATCGCCCTGACGGATGAACGTCAAAATATCCTGGCGATCCTTCATCTGGAGGAAAAATTCGAATACGATAAAAAACTCGCCGCGAGGGCGGTCTACCGAACCGACAGCGCAGCGCATCCGGGTGTGGACATTCTCTACAAACGGGGAGATATTCTTCTGGGAGGCAAGGTCAGCGTGGTTCGGCTTCCAGAAAACCGCGAGTTTCTTTCCTACCGCCTTACGCCGGCCGAAACGCGGGCCATCTTCAAAGATCGCGGATGGAAGACCGTCGTCGGTTTTCAAACAAGAAATCCGGTTCACCGGGCTCATGAATACATCCAGAAATGCGCGCTGGAGATTGTGGATGGACTCTTGCTTCATCCCCTGATCGGCGAGACAAAGAGCGACGACATCCCCGCGGATGTCCGGATGCGATGCTACGAGGCCTTGTTAGAAAGGTACTACCCTAAAAACCGCGTCGTGCTCTCGGTGCTTCCGGCGCCGATGCGTTATGCCGGCCCCCGCGAGGCCATCCATCACGCGATCGTCCGGAAGAACTACGGCTGCACCCATTTCATCGTCGGGCGAGATCATGCCGGCGTCGGAAGTTTTTACGGCTCGTTCGACGCCCACCATATCTTCAATGAATTTGCCCCCGGGGAACTGGGCATCACGCCGCTTTTCTTCGACAACACCTTTTACTGCAAGGCCTGCGGAAGCATGGCCTCGGTCAAAACCTGCCCGCATGACAAGAATGAACATGTAAGCCTTTCCGGCACAAAAGTTCGTGAAATGCTCCGGGCCGGCACCCTGCCGCCACCCGAGTTTTCCCGTCCGGAAGTGGCCAAGATCCTGATCGAGGCGATGAAAAATAGCGGATAA
- a CDS encoding Mrp/NBP35 family ATP-binding protein, protein MKQGKSEGRTITEVVKDLEAQQKKNKVVNPIVQQVMEQVAAVQTRMGLIKHKIAVMSGKGGVGKSSVTVNLAHSFAARGYKVGILDVDLSGPCIPKMMGVRERALKITSEGAQPALGVNGIKVASMELMLPSEGSPVMWKGLWEDSAVWRGTVEMSVIREFISDVNWGPLDLLLIDMPPASSDKPPIISQMISDLDGAVIVTIPSEISQFIVKKSVVFLNRELHIPIIGLIENMSGAICPHCGESLELFEDASRGESPLQKMGLPLLGRVPFDRRIAGCADHGRSFVDEHPLTPAAQAFRIITDSLQQHIESRRSS, encoded by the coding sequence ATGAAACAAGGCAAATCGGAAGGAAGGACCATCACCGAGGTGGTAAAAGACCTCGAGGCGCAGCAAAAGAAAAACAAGGTGGTCAATCCCATTGTTCAGCAGGTCATGGAGCAGGTCGCGGCCGTCCAGACAAGGATGGGCCTGATCAAGCACAAGATCGCGGTGATGAGCGGGAAAGGGGGCGTAGGCAAGAGCTCGGTGACGGTTAATCTCGCCCACAGTTTTGCCGCGCGGGGCTACAAAGTCGGCATCCTGGACGTGGACTTAAGCGGGCCTTGCATCCCGAAAATGATGGGCGTACGCGAGCGGGCGCTCAAGATTACGTCCGAAGGGGCTCAACCGGCGCTTGGAGTGAACGGGATCAAAGTTGCCTCGATGGAGCTGATGCTCCCCAGCGAGGGCAGCCCGGTGATGTGGAAAGGGCTTTGGGAAGATTCGGCCGTCTGGCGCGGTACGGTCGAGATGAGCGTCATACGCGAGTTCATCAGCGATGTCAATTGGGGTCCCCTGGATCTCCTATTGATTGATATGCCCCCGGCCTCCTCTGACAAGCCGCCGATCATCTCCCAGATGATTTCGGACCTGGATGGGGCCGTGATCGTGACGATTCCTTCTGAAATTTCACAATTTATCGTCAAAAAATCGGTCGTGTTTTTGAACCGGGAACTTCATATCCCGATCATCGGACTGATCGAGAACATGAGCGGGGCGATCTGCCCGCATTGCGGAGAGTCGCTGGAACTTTTCGAAGATGCGTCCCGGGGGGAAAGTCCTCTCCAGAAAATGGGCCTCCCTCTGTTGGGCCGGGTCCCTTTCGACCGGCGGATCGCCGGCTGTGCGGACCATGGCCGGTCGTTCGTGGATGAGCATCCGCTCACACCAGCCGCGCAGGCCTTCCGGATCATTACCGATTCGCTGCAACAGCACATTGAATCAAGGAGATCGTCATGA
- a CDS encoding anhydro-N-acetylmuramic acid kinase: MKVIGLISGTSTDGVDSALVDISGRGLESRLQLLRFATFPYPLALRSRLVHLTHDGRVEELSRLNVYVGELFAGAAVRIAREAGIPLDEIDLIGSHGQTICHQPVPMKIGGMKIRSTLQIGEPSVIAERTGVTTVSDFRHRDMAAGGEGAPLTPYLHYILFYHPQRPRLVVNIGGISNLTYLPSGTGLSKIVAFDAGPGNMLMDGIVQHRTNGRRTMDRDGAMARRGKVHEELLNELLRHPFLNRKPPKTTGREAFGQGMIRRLIRRAGILRLNHWDLMATVTAFTARSIAQAYRGFILPGGNAEEVIVGGGGTRNVTLMRFLQQAFGPVPVLTFEKFDLDSRALEAMAFALFAYGTIQGEPNNVPSATGAKRPVVMGKIVPGRNGLIIP, translated from the coding sequence ATGAAGGTGATCGGGCTGATTTCAGGAACGTCAACCGACGGCGTTGACTCCGCCTTGGTGGATATCTCCGGCCGGGGGCTGGAGAGCCGACTCCAGTTGTTGCGGTTTGCGACCTTTCCTTATCCTCTTGCGTTACGTTCTCGCCTTGTTCATTTGACCCACGACGGCCGGGTAGAGGAGCTCAGCCGGCTGAATGTCTATGTCGGCGAGCTGTTTGCAGGGGCGGCCGTTCGGATTGCGAGAGAAGCCGGCATCCCGCTGGACGAAATCGATCTGATCGGATCCCACGGCCAGACGATCTGTCATCAACCCGTCCCTATGAAGATCGGCGGAATGAAAATCCGTTCAACGCTCCAAATCGGGGAGCCGTCCGTCATCGCCGAGAGAACCGGCGTGACGACCGTGTCCGATTTTCGTCATCGGGACATGGCGGCGGGGGGGGAAGGCGCGCCCTTGACGCCTTATCTGCACTATATCCTTTTTTACCATCCCCAGCGCCCTCGTCTCGTTGTCAACATCGGCGGGATCAGCAATCTCACGTATTTGCCTTCCGGGACCGGTCTCTCGAAAATTGTCGCCTTTGACGCCGGACCCGGGAATATGTTGATGGACGGAATCGTCCAGCATCGAACGAACGGACGGCGAACGATGGATCGGGACGGAGCCATGGCCCGGCGTGGAAAGGTCCATGAGGAGCTCCTGAATGAATTGCTCCGGCATCCATTTTTAAATCGAAAGCCCCCGAAGACAACGGGGCGCGAGGCCTTTGGACAGGGCATGATCCGTCGGTTAATAAGGCGGGCGGGGATCTTGAGGTTAAACCATTGGGATTTAATGGCGACCGTCACCGCCTTTACGGCCCGGTCGATTGCTCAGGCTTATCGAGGATTCATTCTTCCCGGTGGAAACGCCGAGGAGGTGATCGTTGGAGGTGGAGGAACCCGAAACGTGACCTTAATGCGGTTTCTTCAGCAGGCCTTCGGCCCGGTTCCGGTTCTCACGTTTGAGAAGTTCGATCTGGACAGCCGAGCGCTTGAGGCGATGGCCTTCGCCCTGTTCGCGTACGGTACGATTCAAGGCGAGCCGAACAACGTTCCTTCCGCCACCGGGGCTAAACGGCCCGTAGTTATGGGAAAAATCGTGCCGGGCCGGAACGGTTTGATCATCCCGTGA
- a CDS encoding 50S ribosomal protein L11 methyltransferase, which translates to MTTQATSVLTKDWTIHGHTIRLELWPGRVFVPTTTSELIADQFASCSGETVIDLGCGSGFFSVLAAKMGANRVYALDLHKEACDLTRRNSEMNGVADRIDCRQGDLFDSLNGLVADTIIDDVSGVAEALARRSGWFPEPVPTGGPDGADPTVRMFQSVRQHLVSNGRLIFPVISLANEKRILAAARETFKEVRMVFEKRLPLPASISPETPPLNQLISDGIVRLIKKGSRWLWELRIYEARNKC; encoded by the coding sequence TTGACCACCCAGGCAACGAGCGTTTTAACAAAAGATTGGACCATTCACGGTCACACGATTCGTCTTGAACTGTGGCCCGGTCGTGTGTTTGTCCCGACCACCACGTCCGAACTAATTGCCGATCAGTTTGCGTCCTGTTCCGGGGAAACGGTGATCGACCTGGGTTGCGGCAGCGGCTTTTTTTCAGTGCTGGCGGCCAAGATGGGCGCCAACCGGGTCTACGCACTGGACCTCCACAAAGAGGCCTGCGATCTCACCCGGCGGAATTCTGAAATGAACGGCGTAGCCGACCGAATTGACTGCCGGCAGGGGGATTTATTCGACTCGCTCAACGGCCTCGTCGCGGATACGATTATCGATGACGTTTCCGGCGTGGCCGAGGCACTGGCCCGGCGCTCCGGATGGTTTCCCGAACCGGTTCCGACCGGTGGACCGGACGGCGCCGATCCGACGGTCCGGATGTTCCAATCCGTCCGACAGCATCTGGTTTCGAACGGGCGGCTGATCTTTCCCGTGATTTCACTGGCCAATGAGAAACGAATTTTGGCCGCCGCCCGAGAGACGTTTAAAGAAGTCCGGATGGTGTTCGAAAAACGGCTGCCGCTGCCGGCTTCGATCTCCCCGGAGACCCCTCCACTCAATCAGTTGATCTCGGACGGCATCGTTCGGCTTATTAAGAAAGGCAGTCGCTGGCTTTGGGAACTGCGGATCTACGAAGCCCGGAACAAGTGTTAA
- a CDS encoding bifunctional precorrin-2 dehydrogenase/sirohydrochlorin ferrochelatase has product MRYFPAFLDLQGRSAVVIGGGRIAERKVLTLLACGARVTVVSPGLTPKLSYLVQAGAIRGHARRWRPVDLKEAFLIMATTDDRKANAEIARRAQADSRLVNIADDPARCNVIMPSVITRGDLIIAVSTSGKSPSLARRIRRELEGSFGAEYGKFICLLGSIRKQVQSRVPSMARRRRILQRLAASDLLTLLRQGKKRQVQKRIQQIVGLKDLTLNGY; this is encoded by the coding sequence ATGAGGTATTTCCCGGCCTTTCTTGATCTACAGGGCCGGTCTGCGGTCGTGATCGGCGGGGGCCGGATTGCCGAGCGCAAAGTCCTCACCTTGCTGGCCTGCGGCGCCCGTGTGACTGTGGTCAGTCCGGGCTTGACTCCCAAACTGTCCTATCTGGTTCAGGCGGGCGCGATCCGTGGCCACGCCCGTCGCTGGCGTCCCGTGGACCTCAAAGAGGCCTTCTTAATCATGGCCACGACGGACGATCGGAAGGCCAATGCCGAAATCGCCCGTCGGGCGCAGGCGGATTCCCGTCTCGTCAACATTGCAGACGACCCCGCCCGATGCAATGTCATCATGCCCTCCGTGATCACACGGGGGGATTTAATCATCGCCGTATCGACGAGCGGAAAAAGTCCATCGCTCGCCCGCCGGATCCGCCGGGAACTGGAAGGGTCGTTTGGAGCGGAATACGGAAAATTCATCTGCCTGTTGGGTTCCATCCGGAAACAGGTCCAATCGCGGGTTCCTTCCATGGCTCGTCGGCGACGCATCCTTCAACGGCTGGCCGCGTCCGATCTCCTCACGCTTCTGCGGCAGGGCAAAAAAAGACAGGTGCAAAAACGGATTCAACAGATCGTGGGATTGAAGGACCTGACGTTGAATGGTTATTGA
- the bamD gene encoding outer membrane protein assembly factor BamD, which translates to MEIKTQKTIVGFALTVFLAAAGCGTPNDPLGADIRKELGVTKNSAEETKDDVKRNYDPKVILKRAEALYQSGEYIEAAGEYQHFLDLHPLHEWADYAQLKLGLSYFQQFTTIDRDPEPDQKALGSFQKLLTTYPNSKYADEARKRISICQERLAQYQFYVGHFYYKQEAYPAAIHRFEQILSAYPNEPVVADTLYYLALSYERSGKAEQAVSRLQDLIVKYPDSPYHEKARQLLGRLNQGPQS; encoded by the coding sequence ATGGAGATCAAAACTCAAAAAACGATCGTCGGTTTTGCCTTGACCGTTTTTCTGGCCGCCGCCGGCTGCGGCACCCCGAACGATCCCCTGGGAGCCGATATCCGCAAAGAACTCGGTGTGACCAAGAACAGCGCCGAGGAAACGAAGGACGATGTCAAGCGGAACTATGACCCCAAGGTCATCCTAAAACGGGCCGAGGCCCTTTATCAAAGCGGGGAGTACATCGAGGCCGCCGGCGAATACCAACATTTTCTGGATCTCCATCCCCTTCATGAATGGGCCGACTACGCGCAATTAAAACTTGGCCTGAGCTATTTCCAGCAATTTACGACCATTGATCGGGACCCCGAGCCGGACCAAAAGGCGTTGGGATCGTTTCAAAAATTATTGACCACGTATCCCAACTCAAAATATGCTGACGAGGCCCGGAAGCGCATATCCATTTGTCAGGAACGTCTGGCCCAGTACCAGTTTTATGTCGGTCACTTCTATTACAAGCAGGAGGCTTACCCGGCCGCGATCCACCGATTTGAACAAATCCTTTCGGCGTATCCGAACGAGCCGGTGGTCGCGGATACCTTATACTACCTCGCCCTCTCTTATGAACGATCGGGGAAGGCCGAGCAGGCCGTGAGCCGCCTGCAGGACCTGATCGTAAAATATCCCGACAGCCCCTATCACGAAAAAGCGCGGCAGCTCCTGGGCCGACTCAACCAAGGACCGCAATCATGA
- a CDS encoding beta-ketoacyl-ACP synthase III, with protein sequence MIAQIAGTGFYVPHRRVTNQELAALVHMDDAGIQRRTGIRERRWAGKDQAASDLATEAVRAAMEQSGCTANDLDAIVLATTSPDMWFPSTACLVQKNLHARNAFALDVAASCCGFLFALSVAEQFIRSGQAKTVAAVATEVKSRFLNRSDPATAILFGDGAGAVVLKRSAGRAGLLSVRLYSDGSRSGMIQIPAGGSRQPISPQSLAEQQHVIRMKGGSLFKAAVQRLTDVTHEILKTHHLEANDIHHFVFHQANSRILSAVAKRLHIPRDRFVMTLDRYGNTSSASLPIALDHLFQSGHIRPGDLIFLGAFGGGLNWGGALVRY encoded by the coding sequence TTGATCGCACAAATTGCCGGCACCGGGTTCTACGTTCCGCATCGCCGCGTGACCAATCAGGAACTGGCGGCCCTCGTACATATGGACGACGCCGGCATTCAAAGACGCACCGGCATCCGGGAACGCCGATGGGCTGGAAAGGACCAGGCCGCCTCCGATCTGGCGACCGAGGCGGTCCGGGCGGCGATGGAACAATCCGGTTGCACGGCCAATGATCTCGATGCCATCGTTCTGGCCACCACCTCGCCCGACATGTGGTTTCCATCAACCGCTTGCCTCGTTCAAAAAAATCTCCACGCCCGGAACGCCTTCGCCCTGGACGTCGCGGCCTCCTGCTGCGGATTTCTTTTTGCGCTTTCGGTCGCGGAGCAGTTCATTCGGTCCGGCCAGGCGAAAACCGTCGCGGCCGTTGCGACCGAAGTCAAGTCCCGGTTCTTAAACCGGTCCGATCCGGCCACGGCCATCCTTTTTGGTGACGGCGCGGGCGCGGTCGTTCTCAAACGGAGCGCGGGCCGGGCCGGTCTTCTTTCGGTCCGCCTGTATTCGGATGGCTCAAGATCGGGGATGATTCAAATCCCGGCGGGCGGTTCGAGACAGCCGATCAGCCCGCAGAGCCTGGCGGAACAACAACATGTGATCCGAATGAAGGGGGGATCTCTCTTCAAGGCCGCGGTCCAGCGGCTGACCGATGTGACACATGAAATTTTAAAAACCCATCACCTCGAAGCGAACGACATCCATCACTTTGTTTTCCATCAGGCCAATTCCCGGATACTCTCGGCCGTGGCCAAACGGCTGCATATTCCGCGGGACCGATTCGTGATGACCCTGGATCGTTACGGCAACACCTCTTCCGCCTCGCTGCCCATAGCACTGGATCATCTATTTCAAAGCGGGCATATCCGGCCCGGGGACCTGATCTTCCTAGGCGCGTTCGGCGGAGGACTCAATTGGGGCGGTGCACTGGTCCGTTATTAG